In Mycobacteriales bacterium, the genomic stretch GATCCGGGTCGGCGCCGCCACCGAGGTGGAGCTGAAAGAGAAGAAGCACCGCATCGAGGACGCCATCTCGGCCACCCGGGCCGCGGTGGAAGAGGGCATCATCCCCGGCGGTGGCGCGGCTCTCGTGCACGCCGCCGCGGTGCTGGACGGTTCTTTGGGTCTCTCCGGCGACGAAGCCGTCGGGGTCGCCCTGGTCCGCCGGGCATTGGACGCGCCGTTGCGTCAGATCGCCAGCAACGCCGGCCTGGAAGGCGGCGTGGTGGTGGCCAAGGTGCGCGAAGGCGGCCCGGAAATCGGTCTGGACGCCACCACGGGCGAGTACGTCGACCTGGCCGCGCGCGGGATCGTCGACCCGGTGAAGGTCACCCGGGCCGCTCTCGTCAACGCCGTGTCGATCGCCAGCATGGTGCTCACCACGGCGAGTGCGGTGGTCGAGGCTCCCGAGGATAAGCCGGACGAGGCGCCCGGCGGCCATGGCCACGGGCACAGCCACGGCCCCGGTTTCTGACCGCTGCGATATCTCGCCAGCCGGCCCCGAGCGGGTCGGCTGGCGAGTTTCGTGGCGTCGGTCGCCGGATCGCGGCCGCCGCGGCGGTCAGACCGCCGGGGCAAGGCCTCCGCGGCGGGCCAGCAGGTCGGCCCGCTCGGACTCGGTCGTGCCGCCCCAGACGCCGTAGGGCTCTTGGACGGCGAGCGCCTGCTCGAGGCACTGGGTGATCACCGGGCAGCGTGCGCAGACGGCCTTGGCCGCCTCCTCGCGCGCGTCCCGGGCCGGGCCGCGCTCCCCTTCGGGGTGGAAGAACAGGTTGGCGTCCTGATCGCGGCAGGAGCCCGCGTACTGCCATTCCCATACCTGGGCATTGGGTCCAGGTAGCCGGCGGATGTCTGCCATCGAGGTACCTCTCTCGGATCGGCCGACCGCGCCCTCGGTCGTGGTCACGATCTTGATAGCGCCGGCCGCTCGGACACGAACCCTTGCTACGGCATGGCTCCTACCCACGTCCGGCCCACCGCACACCGCCGATGGCGACAACTGATCCGTCCCGGCAGAGACCGCGTCCTCCGGCACCCCGTGGCCGCGGTACGGACACGTAGTGTCATATGTATGTGATTCTCCGTCGACCTGACACCACGCCGGACAGGGGTGTTCACTCAGTCGGGTGGCGAGCGTGCTGATCTGCGACGAGCGCCGAGAGGTCCGGGACCGCCTCGCGCGGTTCCTCGCGGCCGTTCCGGCGTTCGATCCGGTCAACACGGTGGCCAGCGGCGAGGAACTGCTCGAGCGTTACCCGCATGAGCACCCGGACGTCGTCTTCGTGGGCACCCATCGGGCGATCGACACCGGGATCGTCACTATTCGACGGCTGATGGCCGAGCACCCCCAGGCGGCGGTCCTCGTGTTCGGTGCGGCGGACGACCACGCCAACCTCACCGCGGCCATGGCCTCGGGTGCCCGCGGCTTCCTGTGCTGGGACGCCTCCCATCTGGAGGTCTACGCCGCACTGGCTCATGCGCTGGCCCCGAACGGGGACTCCGCCCCGGCGGTCGTGCCGTCGGGCAACGGCCGGCCGGCGTTGACGCCGCGGGAGATGCAGGTCCTGCTCGGGATGAGCCAGGGCAAGAGCAACCACGAGATCGGCGGCGACCTGTTCCTGTCCGAGGACACCGTCAAGACGCATGCCCGTCGGCTGTTCCGCAAACTCGGCGTGCACGACCGCGCGCAGGCTGTCGCGCAGGGATTTCGTGGCGGATTGGTGCATTGACCCTGCCGCTCGAGGCGGTCGGTGCTCTACAGTTGCCGCCGATGATCGTCGGGACATGCCGACAGCGGCGTGCGTTCGTCCCGACTCGCGTCGTACCGGCTCTCGGTCCGAGGCCGGCTCGGGTGGTGTAACAGGGGGACGCGCCGTTCCGATGAGCACTGCGGATGAAGAAATCGATCTCGGCCCGCTGGCGTGCCGGGCGGCGGAGGGCGATGCGGCCGCGACCGAGGCGCTCCTCGCCCGGGTCCGGCCGCTCATCGTGCGCTACTGCCGCGCGCGACTCGGCGGCCGCGACGGGGGGCGGGGATCTGCCGACGATGTGGCGCAGGAGGTGTGTCTCGCCGTGCTGACGGCTCTGCCCCGCTACGTCGACCGCGGCCGGCCCTTCGTCGCGTTCGCCTACGGCATCGCTGCGCACAAGGTCGTCGATGCGCAACGCCTCCACGCCGTGCGCAGCGACCCGTCGGGCGAGCTGCCGGACACCGCCGACCTCGCTGACGGACCCGAGCAGATTGCCGTCTCCGCCGAACGGACCCACGGCCTGCACCGGTTGCTGGCGATGCTCCCCGACATGCAGCGCGAGGTCGTGATCCTGCGGATCGCGGTCGGCATGTCGGCGCGTGAGGTCGCCGACTCCCTCGGAATGTCGGCCGGCGCGGTGCGGGTCGCCCAGCACCGCGCACTGAGCCGGCTGCGGATGCTCGCGGCCGCCGAGGCCGAGTTGGTCTCGTGACTGTCATCGATCTCGCCGGTGACGGAGTGGGCCGGGACGACGAGCTCTGCGACGCGCTCGCCGGCCGGGCCTACGACGGTCTCCCGGACGACGCGGTCGCGACGACGCTCGCCCAGTGGTGTGCCGACGTCGACCGGGACCATCCGTCGATCGTGCTGCCCACCGCGGAGCTGGCCGCGGCAGCGGCCCGCCGGCACGCGCGGCGGCGTACCGCCCGCGTCGTCGGCGTAGCGGCCGCGGTCGTCGTG encodes the following:
- a CDS encoding WhiB family transcriptional regulator: MADIRRLPGPNAQVWEWQYAGSCRDQDANLFFHPEGERGPARDAREEAAKAVCARCPVITQCLEQALAVQEPYGVWGGTTESERADLLARRGGLAPAV
- a CDS encoding response regulator transcription factor translates to MASVLICDERREVRDRLARFLAAVPAFDPVNTVASGEELLERYPHEHPDVVFVGTHRAIDTGIVTIRRLMAEHPQAAVLVFGAADDHANLTAAMASGARGFLCWDASHLEVYAALAHALAPNGDSAPAVVPSGNGRPALTPREMQVLLGMSQGKSNHEIGGDLFLSEDTVKTHARRLFRKLGVHDRAQAVAQGFRGGLVH
- the shbA gene encoding RNA polymerase sigma factor ShbA → MSTADEEIDLGPLACRAAEGDAAATEALLARVRPLIVRYCRARLGGRDGGRGSADDVAQEVCLAVLTALPRYVDRGRPFVAFAYGIAAHKVVDAQRLHAVRSDPSGELPDTADLADGPEQIAVSAERTHGLHRLLAMLPDMQREVVILRIAVGMSAREVADSLGMSAGAVRVAQHRALSRLRMLAAAEAELVS